Proteins from one Bufo gargarizans isolate SCDJY-AF-19 chromosome 8, ASM1485885v1, whole genome shotgun sequence genomic window:
- the SP5 gene encoding transcription factor Sp5, giving the protein MAAVAVLRNDSLQAFLQDRTPSVSPDVPKHSPLALLAATCSRIGQPGSGADFIQVSYDPTIGSPSRIFHPWTSDISSHSPGGIQPHNNLGLTAPKNQLPSHIQSTFVTHELPLTPPADPSYPYEFSPVKMLPSPMAAFQSSACQSTYVPSVPYPPTAPIASAIHGFVPGHSNLIHQQPRQLSPNPAEDIPWWSIQQSTPVTHPSAISHAHHRFPIQRSFVLGHSDFAQYQTQIAALLQTKSPLATARRCRRCRCPNCQTSSGPDEPGKKKQHICHIPGCGKVYGKTSHLKAHLRWHSGERPFICNWLFCGKSFTRSDELQRHLRTHTGEKRFVCSECGKRFMRSDHLAKHVKTHQSKKIKGVERTVKQEQSRDH; this is encoded by the exons ATGGCTGCAGTAGCTGTACTGAGGAACGACTCACTCCAGGCATTCCTACAG GACAGGACACCCAGTGTCTCACCAGATGTCCCGAAACATTCTCCACTGGCTCTACTGGCGGCTACATGTAGTCGAATAGGTCAACCAGGAAGTGGTGCGGACTTTATTCAGGTTTCTTATGATCCAACCATTGGGTCTCCATCAAGGATTTTCCATCCATGGACTAGTGACATTTCTTCACACTCTCCAGGTGGCATTCAGCCACATAACAACCTAGGGCTTACTGCCCCCAAAAATCAACTCCCATCTCACATCCAGTCTACATTTGTTACTCATGAACTACCACTGACTCCCCCTGCCGACCCTTCCTACCCATATGAATTTTCCCCTGTGAAAATGTTACCTTCCCCTATGGCGGCTTTTCAGTCATCTGCTTGCCAATCGACCTATGTACCTTCTGTTCCTTATCCCCCTACTGCACCTATCGCTTCTGCAATCCATGGATTTGTACCAGGTCATTCAAACCTGATACATCAGCAACCAAGGCAACTGTCCCCCAATCCAGCAGAAGATATCCCATGGTGGAGCATTCAACAATCTACGCCAGTCACCCACCCATCTGCAATTTCTCATGCTCATCACCGGTTTCCTATCCAGAGAAGTTTCGTTCTTGGACATTCAGACTTTGCACAATACCAGACTCAAATTGCTGCTCTTCTGCAGACCAAATCCCCACTGGCCACTGCCAGAAGATGCAGAAGATGTAGATGCCCCAACTGCCAAACCTCCAGTGGTCCAGATGAGCCTGGAAAGAAGAAACAGCACATCTGTCACATCCCAGGTTGTGGAAAGGTGTATGGTAAAACCTCCCACCTAAAGGCCCATCTAAGGTGGCACTCAGGAGAGAGACCCTTTATTTGTAACTGGTTGTTCTGTGGCAAAAGTTTCACCAGATCTGATGAACTACAAAGGCACTTACGGACTCATACTGGAGAAAAGAGGTTTGTCTGTTCTGAATGTGGAAAAAGATTCATGAGAAGCGATCATCTGGCCAAACATGTGAAAACCCATCAAAGTAAGAAGATCAAAGGGGTGGAGAGGACAGTTAAACAAGAGCAAAGCAGAGACCACTAG